GCGCCTGAAGCGCGACATGATCGTGCGGAAATTCACCAAGCAAAAGCGCGCCACGGCGGTCTAAGCCCGGCGAAGCGGCTTCCCATGCGCATCGAACCGGCCTAAGACCGGGCCATGCGGATCATCTTCATGGGCACGCCGGATTTTGCCGTTCCGGCGCTGCTGTCTGTTGCCAAGGCGGGCCACGACATCGTGGCCGTGTATACCCAGCCGCCACGGCCCGCCGGGCGCGGCATGGCCGTTCGCAACTCGCCGGTGCATCAGGAAGCCGAGGCGCTCGGGCTGCCTGTGCGTGTCCCAGAAAGTCTCAGAAGCCCCGCCGAGCAGAAGCGGTTCGCCGCTCTCGAAGCAGACGCGGCTGTCGTCGTCGCCTATGGGCTGATCTTGCCGGAGGTGGTCCTTAACGGCACGCGGCACGGCGTGTTTAACATCCACGCCTCCCTGCTGCCCCGCTGGCGTGGCGCGGCGCCGATCAATCGCGCGATCATGGCGGGCGACGCGGAATCGGGCGTCTCCATCATGCGCGTCACCCAAGGGCTCGACGAGGGCCCCGTCTGCCTCATGGACCGCGTCGCGATCGGCCCCGACATGACCGCGGGCGAACTGCACGATGCGCTTTCGATCCTCGGCGCCGATTTGATGGTGGAAGTGCTCGCAACGCTCGGTGAGGGCAAGCTCCACTGTGTGAAGCAGGACGGCGGACTCGCGACCTATGCGGCCAAGCTCACCAACGAAGAGACCCGTATAGACTGGGCGCGGCCCGCGCAGGAGGTGCACAACCATATCCGCGGCCTGTCGCCCTATCCCGGCGCCTGGTTTGAGCTCGTCCAGAAGGGCAAGACCGAGCGCGTCAAGGTTCAGGGCTCGACGCTGGAGAAAGGGCGCGGGGCGCCCGGTCAGTTGCTCGACGATCGCCTGACCGTTGCCTGCGCCGATGGCGCTGTGCGCCTGACCCGCGTCCAGCGTGCCGGCAAGAAGCCGATGCTGGCGGACGCGTTTCTACGCGGCGTCGATCTGCCGGTCGGCAGTACGCTTCTCTAGGCGGGCGCGCGATCATGCCCCGCTACAAGCTCCTTCTAGAATATGACGGCACGCCGTTCGTCGGCTGGCAGTTGCAGGACGGCCAGATGTCGGTTCAGGGGCGGCTTGCGCAAGCGGTCGAGGCCTTCTCCGGCGAGGGGGCGATCCCGCGCGGGGCCGGACGAACTGACGCGGGCGTTCATGCAACGGGGCAGGTGGCCCATCTCGATCTCGAGAAGGATTGGGAACCGGCGCGGGTGCGCGATGCTCTCAATGCGCAGCTGCGTCCAGATCCGATCGCCGTGCTGTCGTGCGAGAAGGTCACCGAGGCGTTCGATGCGCGCTTCTCGGCCAAGGCGCGACACTATCTCTATCGCATCGTCGATCGCCGCCCGCCTTTGGCGCTGGAGCGCGACCGGGCCTGGGGCGTGTTTAAGCCGCTCGATGCCGAGGCCATGCATGCGGCCGCGCAGACCCTTCTTGGCCATCACGACTTCACGACGTTCCGCTCCTCGGAGTGTCAGGCGGCATCCCCCAAGAAGACGCTCGATCGGCTCGACGTCTCGCGGCATGGCGAGATCATCCGGGTCGAAGCCTCGGCGCGCTCGTTCCTGCACAATCAGGTGCGCTCCATGGTCGGCTCGCTGAAATGCGTCGGCGAAGGGCGCTGGACGGCCGGTGAGCTGAAATCGGCCTTGGACGCGCGCGACCGGGCGGCCTGCGGACCCGTCGCTCCGGCTTGCGGCCTTTACCTGGTCAAGGTCGACTATTAATCCTGGATGGGCGCCCGAGCGGGCGAAGGGGACACATCCATGATCAGGCGCATTGCCACCGTCGGCGGGCTGACGCTCGTATCGCGCCTCTCGGGTTTCATTCGCGATGTGGTGATGGCCGCCATTCTCGGCGCCGGGCCCGTCGCCGACGCCTTCTTCGTCGCCTTCCGGCTGCCGAACCATTTCCGCGCGATCTTCGCCGAAGGCGCGTTCGCGGCAGCCTTCGTGCCGGCCTATGCCCATACACTGGAGAAGGCGGGGCTGCCTGCGGCGAAACTCTTCGCCGATCAGGTCGGCGCCGCGCTCATCACCATCAACCTCGTCCTGCTGGCGATCGCGCTCCTGTTCACACCGGACGTGGTGATGCTGCTGGCGCCGGGCCTGTCCGACGATCCCCAACGCTTCGACCTCGCTGTCGCGCTCACGCGCATCACATTTCCTTACCTGGCGCTTGTGTCGCTGGAGACGCTGTTCGCAGGCATCCTCAATGCCAACAATCGTTTCGCGTCCGCCGCCGGCGCTTCCATTCTGCTCAACGTCTCGCTGATAGCCACCCTGGCGCTCGCACCCTATTTCGAGAGCGCGGGTCACGCGGCCGCATGGGGCGTGCTAATCGCAGGCGTTGCCATGGTGCTGCTGGTCGGCGGCGACGCGGAGATGCACGGCTACGGCATCCGCCTGCGCATGCCGCGGCTCGACGAGCCCACGAAGCGGTTCTTGAAAGCGCTCGGCCCCGCGATCATCGGGGCGGGCGGCGTGCAACTGGCGCTCTTCGCCGACACGGTGATCGCATCCTTCCTGCCGGCCGGCGCACTATCAGCGCTCTACTACGCCGACCGCATCAACCAGCTTCCCATCGGTGTCGTGGGCATCGCGGTCGGCACGGTGCTGCTGCCGGAAATGTCGCGGCGCCTCGCGGCGGGCGACATCAAGGGTGCGGCATCGGCGCAGGCGCGCGGTATCCAGCTGGCGCTCCTGCTGACGCTCCCGTGCGCGGCGGCAGCGATCGCGATTCCCGATCTGATCATGCGGGCGCTGTTCGCCCGCGGTGCTTTCACGAGCGAAGACGCGCTATCCGCGGGTCATACGCTCGCCGCCTATTCGCTCGGCCTCATTCCCTTCGTGCTACTGCGGAGCTTCACCGCGCCCTTCTACGCGCGCGGGGACACGGCGACCCCCGTGAAGGCCGCGCTACTGGCCGCCGCCGTGAACATCGCGCTGAAGGTTGCTCTGATGGGCCATCTCGCCCAAGTGGGCCTTGCGCTGGCGACCAGCATCGGCGCTTGGATCAATCTGATCCTGCTCGCGGTCTTGGCGCGCCGCCAAGGCTTTGCCGTGTCCGGCGGGGCCATTCGCGGTCCCGTGGCCAAGCTCGCCGCCATCGGTATCGCCTTCGCCGTCGCGCTCTATTTCGGGGGCCTCGCGCTGGAGAATGCCTTGGCCTCCATGACCAAGTTCCGCGAGGAGTCGATACTCGGCATCCTTGTCGTGGTAGGCGGCATCCTCTATTTCGCGGCAGTCTTCCTCATCCTGGGGTGGGGTTGGTTCGCCGGTCTCATGAAGGAGATCGAGCACGAGGCATCGCTGCCCGCGCCGATCAAGCCGGACCTTATCGAAGACCCGACGGATGCGTCGGAAAGCCTTCCGGACTCCGAACCGCCGCCCAAGCTCTAGCCGATCGCGTCTCGGCCTAAGCCATCTTCAGATCGACAAGCGTCACGGCGCCGTCGTCGATGTCTTGCCCGAAGAAGATCGCGCCGATCCGCGCAAAGCGCTCCGGCGAGTCCGTGGCGAAGAAGCGGACGGTGCGGGGCGCGCCGCTAATTCCAGCCTGCAGTGTCGAATTCGCCAGTGTCTCGGCGACCGCCGCCGCCGTGGTCTCGGCCGAATCCACGAGCGTGATGGTGTCGCCTACATGGCGCTGGATGGCGCCTGCGAGGACAGGAAAATGCGTGCAACCGAGCACCAGCGTGTCGGGTGCGTCGGGCCGCGCGAACAGCGGCTCGAGATAATCCTCCACAGCCGCAGTGGTGGCACGCGTGTCCGCCCAGCCTTCCTCGGCCAGCGCGACGAAGACCTGGCACGGTAGCTGGGTGATCTCGGCATCGGCCATGAGACGGTGAATGGCGCGCGCGTACGCCCCGCCTTTGACGGTGCTCTCGGTCGCCAGCACGCCGATGCGCTTGTTACGGGTAGCCGCGACGCCGGCACGCGCGCCCGGTTCGATCACGCCGATCACGGGCACGGGCGCCAGCCCCTCCTGCAGCGCCTCCAGCCCCACCGACGAAGCAGTATTGCAGGCGATCACCACCATCTTCACGTCCTCGCCGAGGAGAAGGTGTGTCGCCTGAAGTGCATAGGCGCGGACGGTGTCCGGGCTTTTGGTGCCGTAGGGGAGACGCGCCGTGTCGCCGAGATAGACGAAGTGCTCGTCCGGCAACCGGGCAGTCAGTGCCCGCAGGACCGTCAAGCCGCCCATACCGGAATCGAAGACGCCGATGGGGCGCGGATCACCGTTCATTGGCGTTCCCAAAGGTCTCGAAATAGCGCGCGATGAACCGGCGGTAGATCGCGGTCAGCGTTTCGAGGTCGGCAAGCACGGCGTTCTCGTCCGTCTTGTGGATCGTCTCGGTCGTCAGTCCGAATTCCACGACGGGGCAATAGTCCTTGATGAAGCGCGCATCGGATGTGCCGCCGTCGGTGGAGAGGACAGGCGTCTTTCCGGTGAACTCTGTCACGGCCTCGGCGAGAAGTTCATCCAGCGCGCCGGGCTTCGTCACGAACGCGTCGCCATGCGGCGCAAAATCCAAAGAGAACGAGAGCGCGGTGCCGGACAGCGCCGCGCCGATGCTCTCGTGGAGCATGGCCTTCAAGGTTTCGGCCTCATGGTTGTCGTTGAAGCGGATATTGAAATGCGCTTCTGCCCGCGCCGGGATCACATTGGTCGCCGGGTTGCCCACGTCGATGCTCGTCACCTCGAGATTGGAGGGCGAGAAGTGGGGGCTGCCGGTGTCGAGAGGCGTCGCATACAGCTTGGCGAGCGCCGTGACGATACCCTTCACAGGATTGGCCGCAAGATGCGGATAGGCCACGTGGCCTTGTTGTCCGGTCACTGTGAGGTGCCCGGTGAGGCTCCCGCGCCGGCCGATCTTGATCGTTTCGCCGAGAACGCTTGGGTTGGACGGCTCCCCCACGAGGCAATGATCGGGGACGAGGTTCGCTTCCTCCATCCAGGCCAAGACCTTTTTCGTGCCGTTGATGGCCGTGCCTTCCTCGTCGCCAGTGATGAGGAGGCTGATCGTGCCCGGCACCTGGCCGCCGCGCTCGGCTACGTAGTCGATCGCCGCGGCGGCGAAACAGGCGACCGCGCCCTTCATGTCCGAGGCACCGCGTCCATAGAGTCGCCCATCGGCGATCTCGGCGGAAAAGGGCGCATGGGCCCACGACGTTTCGTCGCCAGGCGGAACCACGTCCGTATGGCCGGCGAAACACAGATGCGGGGCGCCGCCGCCGATGCGCGCCACGAGGTTGTCGACATCCGCCGTCCCGTCCTCGGTGAAGGTCAGCCGGTCGCACGCAAAGCCGGCCGCCACGAGAGGCCGGGCGAGCGCATCCAAGGCGCCTGCGTCCACCGGCGTGACGCTGGGGCACCGGATGAGGCTTTGCGCGATGGCGACCGCGTTGTCGGCGGGCGATGACATGACCAATGTCCTTAGAATTGCAGCGCGCCCGCACCAGGCGCGGCCACGAACATGACCGCGCGCGCGTCCTATGGCAAGCAGCGGAAAGGGCGGAAATGGGGCGGTTTGCGTGACGAGGATGGCCCGTCGACGGCCTCAGGGTCTCAAGAGACCTAGGTCAGGGCCGCGAGCGGGTCGCCGCCATATTGGTTGGATCCCGGTGTGCCTTTGAGAATGCCCAACTCGATCAGGAACCACAGGCCCACGCCGAGATTCACGAGTACGCAAAGCCAGCCGATAATGTTGAGCTGATCGCCTATGCCGGTCAGGCCCCAGCCGTCGAGCAGGCTTGCGATAAGGGACGGAACCAATCCGTACAGAGCCATCTTCCCGGGCTTGTCCCGGTCCTGGAAGCGCTTGGCGCAGACGGCATAGCTGGGGAAGAACAACGCCAGCGCCACGACGGTCGCCAGGAACCCACCGAAGAAGCCCGTTCCGAAGATCACTTCGATCAGCACGCCGAGAATGATGCTGATAATGCCGAGGATCACCACACCAGCCCACCATTTAGCGCGGTTGATGCGGCCCTCCAGCGACGTGAAGATGTACTGCAGATCCATTGTTTCCCCCATTGTCAGCCTCTGACGCAGGTCTCACGTTTTAGGCCCGAATCGTGACATTGCGAAGGGCGCGAGTCGAATCGCAATCTGTTCAATCTGGTCCTTATGAACCGCAACGCCGCCGGTCGGTCTTGGCCTAAGCCGCCAGACCGCGACCGAACTGCGTGCATTTCTAGTCGCGCAGCAACTCGTTTATGGACGTCTTGGAGCGGGTCTGCTCGTCGACGGTTTTCACGATCACCGCGCAATAGAGCGAAGGGCCCGGCGTTCCGTCCGGCAAGGGCTTGCCCGGCATGGAGCCTGATACGACCACCGAATAAGGCGGCACGCGGCCCTGGTGAACGAAGCCCGTGGCCCGGTCGATGATCTTGGTGGACTGGCCGATATAGACGCCCATGGACAGCACCGAGCCCTCGCCCACGATCACCCCTTCGGCCACTTCGGCGCGGGCGCCGATGAAGCAGTTGTCTTCGATGATCACGGGATTGGCCTGTAGCGGCTCGAGCACGCCGCCAATACCGGCGCCGCCTGACAGATGCACGTTCTTGCCGATCTGCGCGCACGATCCGACGGTGGCCCAGGTATCGATCATGGATCCGCTATCCACATAGGCCCCGAGATTGACGAAGGACGGCATCAGGACGACGCCCGGCGCGATAAAGGCCGAGTGGCGCACGAGGCAGCCCGGTACGGCCCGGAAACCCGCTTCCTTGAAGTCCTTGGCCTTCCATTTCTCGAACTTCATGGGGACCTTGTCCCACCAGGACGAGTCGCCCGGCCCGCCGTCCATCCGCTTCTGATCGTTCAGCTTGAATGAGAGCAGGATGGCCTTCTTGACCCATTGATTGACGACCCACTCGCCGTCGATCTTCTCCGCCACCCGCAACTCGCCCTTGTCGAGCAGGCCCAGAACCTCCTCGACGCCGTCGCGCACCACGCCTTTCGTGTCCGAATTAATATCGGACGCGTGTTCGAATGCGCCGTCGATGAAGTTCTTCAGATGATCGTGCGACATGGACCTCTCCCAAAACTCTCCAGATTATTGTGGGTCCCGCGGGCCGTCGGCAGCCTTGCTGCTCGCCGCGTCCTCCGCGAGCGAAGCGCCGATAGCAGCAACGAAAGGCGCGAGCGCTTCCGTGCGGTGATGAATGTGCTCGGGCAATTCCGCCCAGTCCTCGTGCGCGACATGTTCGGGCCGGCCCATCGCGCGGCAGTCGATCCAGATGGTGGTCATGCCAAGCGCATGCGCGGTCTCGAGATTGTGCGGCAGGTCGTCGAAGATCGCGGCCCGGCTGCTCTCGACCCCATGGGCGGCGACGAAGCGCTCGAAGGCCTCCCGCGACGGCTTGGGGTTCACGTATTCGAGGGCGTGGATGTCGAAAATGTCCTCGAACAAGTCCCGGACCCCGAGCTTGGTGGTGACGCGTTCGGCGTGCTTGCGGCAACCGTTCGTGAAAACCAGCTTCCGCCCCGGCAGCGCCTCGATGGCGGTCCCGAGCTCCGGCGACGGGTCCACCACGCCGAGGTCGATGTCGTGGACATAGTCGAGGAAGTCATGCGGCTTGACGCCATGCAGACGGATCAGTCCGGCCAGCGTCGTTCCGTGCTCGAAATAGTACTTCTTGCGCAAGGCGTGCGCGTCGTCCAGCGTCAGACCTAAAGTTTCGGCGATGAACGAGCCCATGCGGTGGTCGATTTGCGAGAAGAGATCGCACTCGGCCGGGTAGAGCGTATTGTCGAGATCGAAGACCCAAGTCTCCACATGACCGAAGCCGCGCTCCGCGATCGTGTTTGGCTCAAGCGTCGTTTGCGCCGCATCCGTCATGGCTGCCTCGTGCGGTAGCCGTGGGGCCGCCGCCGCTCGATCAGCGTACCGGCGCCATGCTCGGTGAAGAGCTCGAGCAGGACCGAATGGGGCACCTTGCCGTTAATGATGACCACGGCTTCCACGCCCTCGGAGATCACGTCGATGCAGCTCTCGATCTTGGGGATCATGCCGCCAGTGATCGTGCCGTCGGCGATCAGATCAAGCGCTTCCGACGTGGTCATGGAGCGGACCAGCGCTCCATCCTTGTCCAGAACGCCGTCCACGTCCGTGAGCAGCAGCAGACGCTTGGCCTTTAGCGCGACCGCGATGGCGGCGGCGAAGGTGTCTGCATTGATGTTCAGCGTCTCGCCCTCGGGGCCGACGCCGATGGGGGCGACCACGGGGATAAGATCGGACTGAATGATTACGTCGATGATGTGGGGCTCGACGAGGCCGGGCTCCCCCACGAATCCGAGATCGAGAACCTTCTCGATATTGGAGTCGGGATCGCGCACCCGCCGTTCGAGCTTCTTCGCCCGCATCAGATTGGCGTCCTTGCCGCAAATGCCCACGGCCTTGCCGCCCTGGTCGTTGATGGCGGAGACGATTTCCTTGTTGACCGACCCCGCCAGGACCATCTCGACCACGTCGACCGTCTGCCGGTCCGTGACCCGGAGGCCGTCCTGGAACTCGGACTTGATATTGAGGCGCTCCAGCAGCCGGCCGATTTGCGGGCCGCCGCCATGCACCACCACGGGGTTAACGCCGGCCTGCTTGAGCAGCACCACATCGCGCGCGAAATCCTTCGCAAGCTCCGGATCGCCCATGGCGTGGCCGCCATATTTTACGACGACCGTCTCGCGGTCGTAGCGCTGCATATAGGGCAGGGCCTCGGACAGGATCTTGGCCTTATCGTGCACCGAGCCGAGCGCGTCCGTCAGCGCGGCGCCGGTCGCGTCTGTGTCCTGGCCCGAAGGCGGTTTCGAGGTCGTATCTGTCACGGGTGCGCTTATAGCGGCGGAAGGCCTTAAGGTTCAACGTCGTTCGATGTGAGGCCGGCGATTGTCGCCCGGAGTTCAGGGATGCCGACGCCCTCCTTGGCCGAAGTCACAAGGAGATGGGGGAACGCGGCGGGGTGCTTGGCGAGTTCCGCCTCCGTTTTGGCGATGACGGCCTCCAGCTCGCTCAGTTTCGGCTTGTCGGCCTTGGTCAGGACGCCTTGATACGACACGGCGGACTCATCCATGAGCTTCATCGTGTCCCGGTCGTTGGCTTTCAGGCCATGGCGCGCGTCGATCAGGAGGAATACCCGCTTCAGTTCCCGGCGGCCCTTCAGATAGTCCTCGATCAGGCGCGTCCATCCTTTGAC
This genomic window from Methyloceanibacter caenitepidi contains:
- the fmt gene encoding methionyl-tRNA formyltransferase — protein: MRIIFMGTPDFAVPALLSVAKAGHDIVAVYTQPPRPAGRGMAVRNSPVHQEAEALGLPVRVPESLRSPAEQKRFAALEADAAVVVAYGLILPEVVLNGTRHGVFNIHASLLPRWRGAAPINRAIMAGDAESGVSIMRVTQGLDEGPVCLMDRVAIGPDMTAGELHDALSILGADLMVEVLATLGEGKLHCVKQDGGLATYAAKLTNEETRIDWARPAQEVHNHIRGLSPYPGAWFELVQKGKTERVKVQGSTLEKGRGAPGQLLDDRLTVACADGAVRLTRVQRAGKKPMLADAFLRGVDLPVGSTLL
- the truA gene encoding tRNA pseudouridine(38-40) synthase TruA; translation: MPRYKLLLEYDGTPFVGWQLQDGQMSVQGRLAQAVEAFSGEGAIPRGAGRTDAGVHATGQVAHLDLEKDWEPARVRDALNAQLRPDPIAVLSCEKVTEAFDARFSAKARHYLYRIVDRRPPLALERDRAWGVFKPLDAEAMHAAAQTLLGHHDFTTFRSSECQAASPKKTLDRLDVSRHGEIIRVEASARSFLHNQVRSMVGSLKCVGEGRWTAGELKSALDARDRAACGPVAPACGLYLVKVDY
- the murJ gene encoding murein biosynthesis integral membrane protein MurJ; protein product: MIRRIATVGGLTLVSRLSGFIRDVVMAAILGAGPVADAFFVAFRLPNHFRAIFAEGAFAAAFVPAYAHTLEKAGLPAAKLFADQVGAALITINLVLLAIALLFTPDVVMLLAPGLSDDPQRFDLAVALTRITFPYLALVSLETLFAGILNANNRFASAAGASILLNVSLIATLALAPYFESAGHAAAWGVLIAGVAMVLLVGGDAEMHGYGIRLRMPRLDEPTKRFLKALGPAIIGAGGVQLALFADTVIASFLPAGALSALYYADRINQLPIGVVGIAVGTVLLPEMSRRLAAGDIKGAASAQARGIQLALLLTLPCAAAAIAIPDLIMRALFARGAFTSEDALSAGHTLAAYSLGLIPFVLLRSFTAPFYARGDTATPVKAALLAAAVNIALKVALMGHLAQVGLALATSIGAWINLILLAVLARRQGFAVSGGAIRGPVAKLAAIGIAFAVALYFGGLALENALASMTKFREESILGILVVVGGILYFAAVFLILGWGWFAGLMKEIEHEASLPAPIKPDLIEDPTDASESLPDSEPPPKL
- the murI gene encoding glutamate racemase is translated as MNGDPRPIGVFDSGMGGLTVLRALTARLPDEHFVYLGDTARLPYGTKSPDTVRAYALQATHLLLGEDVKMVVIACNTASSVGLEALQEGLAPVPVIGVIEPGARAGVAATRNKRIGVLATESTVKGGAYARAIHRLMADAEITQLPCQVFVALAEEGWADTRATTAAVEDYLEPLFARPDAPDTLVLGCTHFPVLAGAIQRHVGDTITLVDSAETTAAAVAETLANSTLQAGISGAPRTVRFFATDSPERFARIGAIFFGQDIDDGAVTLVDLKMA
- the dapE gene encoding succinyl-diaminopimelate desuccinylase, yielding MSSPADNAVAIAQSLIRCPSVTPVDAGALDALARPLVAAGFACDRLTFTEDGTADVDNLVARIGGGAPHLCFAGHTDVVPPGDETSWAHAPFSAEIADGRLYGRGASDMKGAVACFAAAAIDYVAERGGQVPGTISLLITGDEEGTAINGTKKVLAWMEEANLVPDHCLVGEPSNPSVLGETIKIGRRGSLTGHLTVTGQQGHVAYPHLAANPVKGIVTALAKLYATPLDTGSPHFSPSNLEVTSIDVGNPATNVIPARAEAHFNIRFNDNHEAETLKAMLHESIGAALSGTALSFSLDFAPHGDAFVTKPGALDELLAEAVTEFTGKTPVLSTDGGTSDARFIKDYCPVVEFGLTTETIHKTDENAVLADLETLTAIYRRFIARYFETFGNANER
- a CDS encoding DUF805 domain-containing protein, giving the protein MDLQYIFTSLEGRINRAKWWAGVVILGIISIILGVLIEVIFGTGFFGGFLATVVALALFFPSYAVCAKRFQDRDKPGKMALYGLVPSLIASLLDGWGLTGIGDQLNIIGWLCVLVNLGVGLWFLIELGILKGTPGSNQYGGDPLAALT
- the dapD gene encoding 2,3,4,5-tetrahydropyridine-2,6-dicarboxylate N-succinyltransferase, whose translation is MSHDHLKNFIDGAFEHASDINSDTKGVVRDGVEEVLGLLDKGELRVAEKIDGEWVVNQWVKKAILLSFKLNDQKRMDGGPGDSSWWDKVPMKFEKWKAKDFKEAGFRAVPGCLVRHSAFIAPGVVLMPSFVNLGAYVDSGSMIDTWATVGSCAQIGKNVHLSGGAGIGGVLEPLQANPVIIEDNCFIGARAEVAEGVIVGEGSVLSMGVYIGQSTKIIDRATGFVHQGRVPPYSVVVSGSMPGKPLPDGTPGPSLYCAVIVKTVDEQTRSKTSINELLRD
- a CDS encoding pyrimidine 5'-nucleotidase → MTDAAQTTLEPNTIAERGFGHVETWVFDLDNTLYPAECDLFSQIDHRMGSFIAETLGLTLDDAHALRKKYYFEHGTTLAGLIRLHGVKPHDFLDYVHDIDLGVVDPSPELGTAIEALPGRKLVFTNGCRKHAERVTTKLGVRDLFEDIFDIHALEYVNPKPSREAFERFVAAHGVESSRAAIFDDLPHNLETAHALGMTTIWIDCRAMGRPEHVAHEDWAELPEHIHHRTEALAPFVAAIGASLAEDAASSKAADGPRDPQ
- the argB gene encoding acetylglutamate kinase; the protein is MQRYDRETVVVKYGGHAMGDPELAKDFARDVVLLKQAGVNPVVVHGGGPQIGRLLERLNIKSEFQDGLRVTDRQTVDVVEMVLAGSVNKEIVSAINDQGGKAVGICGKDANLMRAKKLERRVRDPDSNIEKVLDLGFVGEPGLVEPHIIDVIIQSDLIPVVAPIGVGPEGETLNINADTFAAAIAVALKAKRLLLLTDVDGVLDKDGALVRSMTTSEALDLIADGTITGGMIPKIESCIDVISEGVEAVVIINGKVPHSVLLELFTEHGAGTLIERRRPHGYRTRQP
- the yihA gene encoding ribosome biogenesis GTP-binding protein YihA/YsxC, with product MTDFEFTESELARGEALFRAPCDFVLGAVAVDGLPADGRPEIAFAGRSNVGKSSLINALTGRKTLARVSVTPGRTRELNFFTLGAQGPDGNGSAYLVDMPGYGYAKVSRSAVKGWTRLIEDYLKGRRELKRVFLLIDARHGLKANDRDTMKLMDESAVSYQGVLTKADKPKLSELEAVIAKTEAELAKHPAAFPHLLVTSAKEGVGIPELRATIAGLTSNDVEP